Proteins encoded together in one Salvelinus fontinalis isolate EN_2023a chromosome 6, ASM2944872v1, whole genome shotgun sequence window:
- the LOC129857564 gene encoding epithelial discoidin domain-containing receptor 1-like isoform X3 gives MYACGCQRVSGQVTGCVAGAMATPELRLLPVIVVTIVLVALSAADDHEWHFKPAQCRYALGMEDGTIPDSDITASSAWSDSTEAKHGRLSTGEGDGAWCPAGAVFPSASEYLQVDLRSLHFLALVGTQGRHADGHGQEFARSYRLRYSRDGRTWITWKDRWGQEVVSGNENTYDVVLKDLGPPIVARYVRFYPLADRVMSVCLRVELYGCLWNDGLLVYTAPVGHVMHLSGSPVYLNDSTYDGSVESGVQFGGLGQLFDGVLGGDDFTETKELRVWPGYDYLGWSREALGQGSVDIEFHFEKTRSFHTMQVHSNNRHTQGVRVFSKVECQFKPGLLLPWSSPPLSLAVPLDDLKDPSSRPISLPLGGRPAQILRCQFSFADRWMLISEISFYSEPYGEGVDPMDTGSALPAPPVSFATPPPPPVFPSSVSPALNHNSSNFTSVPSDFDAVTPGAGLPVAKDDSSNTAILIGCLVGIILLLLTVIAVILWRQYWKKMLGKAQGSLSGDELRVHLSVPSDNVVINNTHSYSSRYQRIHTFPDDRERCDGEGEYQEPSALIRPLDHTGRDSTGRDSTGRDSTGRDSTALLLNNPAYDLLLSDQRQHGSGSSWPLTVPMARASSSHPQEKSLNNGAQACGMDLEKGLPPTQEEPPPYPDAPPYPALSPPFPASVPHYAEADIVSLQGVSGNNTYAVPALTSPSPTAADCTPLPELPRHCLVFKEKLGEGQFGEVHLCEIESPQDLPNLEFPFNVRKGRPLLVAVKILRPDASKNARNDFLKEGKILSRLKDPNIIRLLGVCVSSDPLCMVTEYMESGDLNQYLSHRVLLDKTGPTHNTPTISYPALIAMASQIASGMKFLSSLNFVHRDLATRNCLVGGEKGESGGDRGGERPIKIADFGMSRNLYAGDYYRIQGRAVLPIRWMAWECILMGKFTTASDVWAFGVTLWEMLSVCQEQPYSNLTDEQVIDNAGEFFRDHGRQVYLSRPDVCPQGLYDLMLSCWNRDCKLRPSFSHIHSFLTEDAMNMV, from the exons CTCAGTGTCGTTATGCCCTGGGGATGGAGGATGGCACCATCCCTGACTCTGACATCACGGCTTCCAGTGCCTGGTCAGACTCTACTGAGGCCAAACACGGCAG gttgagtacaggagagggagacGGTGCGTGGTGTCCTGCAGGAGCAGTGTTCCCCAGTGCTTCAGAGTACCTCCAG GTGGACCTGCGCTCGCTGCACTTCCTGGCTCTGGTGGGTACCCAGGGTCGCCATGCCGACGGGCACGGCCAGGAGTTTGCCCGCAGCTACCGGCTCCGTTACTCCCGAGACGGACGCACCTGGATCACCTGGAAGGACCGCTGGGGGCAGGAG GTGGTGTCTGGGAATGAGAACACCTATGATGTGGTTCTGAAGGACCTGGGTCCACCCATTGTTGCCCGTTATGTTCGCTTCTACCCCCTGGCAGACCGGGTCATGAGCGTCTGTCTGCGAGTGGAGCTCTATGGCTGTCTGTGGAACG atggcCTGTTGGTGTACACAGCTCCAGTGGGTCATGTGATGCACCTGTCTGGCTCACCTGTGTACCTCAACGATTCCACCTACGATGGCAGCGTAGAGTCAGG gGTTCAGTTCGGAGGCCTGGGCCAGCTGTTTGACGGTGTGTTAGGAGGGGATGACTTCACAGAGACCAAGGAGCTGAGGGTGTGGCCGGGGTATGactacctgggctggagcagagagGCTCTGGGGCAGGGCAGCGTTGACATCGAGTTCCACTTCGAAAAGACACGCAGCTTCCACACCATGCAG GTCCACAGTAACAACCGTCACACCCAGGGTGTGAGGGTGTTCAGTAAGGTAGAGTGTCAGTTTAAACCTGGCCTCTTACTCCCCTGGTCCTCGCCCCCCCTCTCCCTGGCTGTACCCCTGGATGACCTGAAGGACCCCTCCTCACGCCCCATCTCCCTGCCCCTGGGGGGTCGCCCCGCCCAGATCTTACGCTGCCAGTTTTCCTTCGCAGACCGATGGATGCTCATCTCTGAGATCTCCTTCTACTCCG AGCCGTATGGGGAGGGTGTCGACCCCATGGACACGGGCTCTGCTCTTCCTGCTCCTCCGGTCTCCTTcgctactcctcctcctcctcctgtcttcccCTCCTCCGTCAGCCCCGCCCTCAACCACAACTCCTCCAACTTCACTAGCGTTCCCTCAG ACTTCGATGCTGTGACCCCAGGGGCGGGCCTTCCTGTCGCCAAGGACGACAGCAGCAACACAGCCATCCTGATTGGCTGCCTGGTGGGCATCATCCTGCTGCTATTGACTGTGATCGCTGTCATTCTGTGGAGGCAATACTGGAAGAAGATGCTGGGCAAG GCCCAGGGCAGTCTGTCCGGTGACGAGTTGCGTGTCCATCTGTCCGTCCCCTCGGACAACGTGGTgatcaacaacacacacagctacTCCAGCCGCTACCAGCGTATACACACATTCCCTGACGACAGGGAGCGCTGCGACGGAGAGGGAGAGTACCAAGAGCCCAGCGCACTGATCAGACCACTAGACCACACCGGACGAGACAGCACCGGACGAGACAGCACCGGACGAGACAGCACCGGACGAGACAGCACCG CCTTGCTGTTAAACAACCCAGCCTATGACCTCCtcctgtcagatcagaggcagcatgGCTCAGGCTCCTCGTGGCCCCTAACCGTCCCTATGGCCAGGGCCAGCTCCTCCCACCCTCAGGAGAAGAGCCTCAATAATGGGGCCCAGG cctgtGGTATGGACTTGGAGAAGGGCTTGCCCCCCACCCAGGAGGAGCCTCCCCCGTACCCCGATGCCCCTCCCTACCCGGCCCTGTCTCCCCCCTTCCCTGCCAGCGTGCCCCACTATGCAGAGGCGGACATTGTTAGCCTGCAGGGCGTCAG TGGTAACAACACGTATGCAGTGCCAGCCCTGACCTCGCCCAGCCCCACTGCAGCAGACTGCACCCCCCTGCCAGAACTGCCCCGACACTGTCTGGTCTTCAAGGAGAAACTGGGAGAAGgacagtttggagag GTGCACCTGTGTGAGATAGAGAGCCCTCAGGACCTGCCTAACCTGGAGTTCCCTTTCAACGTGAGGAAAGGCCGCCCTCTGCTGGTGGCTGTTAAGATACTGCGCCCTGACGCCTCCAAGAACGCCAG gAATGACTTCCTAAAGGAGGGGAAGATTCTGTCTCGTCTGAAGGACCCCAACATCATCCGTCTGTTGGGAGTGTGTGTGAGCAGTGACCCTCTCTGTATGGTCACAGAGTACATGGAGAGTGGAGACCTCAACCAGTACCTCTCACACAGAGTCCTGCTGGACAAGACCGGACCCAcacacaacacccccaccatcag tTACCCTGCTCTGATCGCCATGGCCAGTCAGATAGCTTCAGGGATGAAGTTTCTGTCGTCTCTGAACTTCGTGCACCGTGACCTAGCCACAAGAAACTGCCTGGTGGGTGGTGAGAAGGGCGAGAGCGGGGGCGACCGGGGCGGGGAGCGACCCATCAAAATCGCCGACTTTGGGATGAGCAGAAACCTGTACGCTGGAGACTACTACCGCATCCAGGGGCGGGCCGTGCTGCCTATACGATGGATGGCCTGGGAGTGTATACTGATG GGGAAGTTCACCACAGCCAGTGACGTGTGGGCGTTTGGTGTGACTCTGTGGGAGATGCTGAGTGTGTGTCAGGAGCAACCCTACTCCAACCTGACTGATGAACAGGTCATAGACAACGCCGGAGAGTTCTTCAGGGACCACGGAAGACAG GTGTATCTGAGCAGACCAGATGTGTGTCCTCAGGGTCTCTATGACCTCATGCTGAGCTGCTGGAACCGGGACTGCAAGCTCCGCCCCTCATTTTCCCACATTCACTCCTTCCTCACAGAGGATGCCATGAAcatggtgtag
- the LOC129857564 gene encoding epithelial discoidin domain-containing receptor 1-like isoform X5 — protein sequence MYACGCQRVSGQVTGCVAGAMATPELRLLPVIVVTIVLVALSAADDHEWHFKPAQCRYALGMEDGTIPDSDITASSAWSDSTEAKHGRLSTGEGDGAWCPAGAVFPSASEYLQVDLRSLHFLALVGTQGRHADGHGQEFARSYRLRYSRDGRTWITWKDRWGQEVVSGNENTYDVVLKDLGPPIVARYVRFYPLADRVMSVCLRVELYGCLWNDGLLVYTAPVGHVMHLSGSPVYLNDSTYDGSVESGVQFGGLGQLFDGVLGGDDFTETKELRVWPGYDYLGWSREALGQGSVDIEFHFEKTRSFHTMQVHSNNRHTQGVRVFSKVECQFKPGLLLPWSSPPLSLAVPLDDLKDPSSRPISLPLGGRPAQILRCQFSFADRWMLISEISFYSEPYGEGVDPMDTGSALPAPPVSFATPPPPPVFPSSVSPALNHNSSNFTSVPSEPTTTNPMMDSTGNSTLSDFDAVTPGAGLPVAKDDSSNTAILIGCLVGIILLLLTVIAVILWRQYWKKMLGKAQGSLSGDELRVHLSVPSDNVVINNTHSYSSRYQRIHTFPDDRERCDGEGEYQEPSALIRPLDHTGRDSTGRDSTGRDSTGRDSTACGMDLEKGLPPTQEEPPPYPDAPPYPALSPPFPASVPHYAEADIVSLQGVSGNNTYAVPALTSPSPTAADCTPLPELPRHCLVFKEKLGEGQFGEVHLCEIESPQDLPNLEFPFNVRKGRPLLVAVKILRPDASKNARNDFLKEGKILSRLKDPNIIRLLGVCVSSDPLCMVTEYMESGDLNQYLSHRVLLDKTGPTHNTPTISYPALIAMASQIASGMKFLSSLNFVHRDLATRNCLVGGEKGESGGDRGGERPIKIADFGMSRNLYAGDYYRIQGRAVLPIRWMAWECILMGKFTTASDVWAFGVTLWEMLSVCQEQPYSNLTDEQVIDNAGEFFRDHGRQVYLSRPDVCPQGLYDLMLSCWNRDCKLRPSFSHIHSFLTEDAMNMV from the exons CTCAGTGTCGTTATGCCCTGGGGATGGAGGATGGCACCATCCCTGACTCTGACATCACGGCTTCCAGTGCCTGGTCAGACTCTACTGAGGCCAAACACGGCAG gttgagtacaggagagggagacGGTGCGTGGTGTCCTGCAGGAGCAGTGTTCCCCAGTGCTTCAGAGTACCTCCAG GTGGACCTGCGCTCGCTGCACTTCCTGGCTCTGGTGGGTACCCAGGGTCGCCATGCCGACGGGCACGGCCAGGAGTTTGCCCGCAGCTACCGGCTCCGTTACTCCCGAGACGGACGCACCTGGATCACCTGGAAGGACCGCTGGGGGCAGGAG GTGGTGTCTGGGAATGAGAACACCTATGATGTGGTTCTGAAGGACCTGGGTCCACCCATTGTTGCCCGTTATGTTCGCTTCTACCCCCTGGCAGACCGGGTCATGAGCGTCTGTCTGCGAGTGGAGCTCTATGGCTGTCTGTGGAACG atggcCTGTTGGTGTACACAGCTCCAGTGGGTCATGTGATGCACCTGTCTGGCTCACCTGTGTACCTCAACGATTCCACCTACGATGGCAGCGTAGAGTCAGG gGTTCAGTTCGGAGGCCTGGGCCAGCTGTTTGACGGTGTGTTAGGAGGGGATGACTTCACAGAGACCAAGGAGCTGAGGGTGTGGCCGGGGTATGactacctgggctggagcagagagGCTCTGGGGCAGGGCAGCGTTGACATCGAGTTCCACTTCGAAAAGACACGCAGCTTCCACACCATGCAG GTCCACAGTAACAACCGTCACACCCAGGGTGTGAGGGTGTTCAGTAAGGTAGAGTGTCAGTTTAAACCTGGCCTCTTACTCCCCTGGTCCTCGCCCCCCCTCTCCCTGGCTGTACCCCTGGATGACCTGAAGGACCCCTCCTCACGCCCCATCTCCCTGCCCCTGGGGGGTCGCCCCGCCCAGATCTTACGCTGCCAGTTTTCCTTCGCAGACCGATGGATGCTCATCTCTGAGATCTCCTTCTACTCCG AGCCGTATGGGGAGGGTGTCGACCCCATGGACACGGGCTCTGCTCTTCCTGCTCCTCCGGTCTCCTTcgctactcctcctcctcctcctgtcttcccCTCCTCCGTCAGCCCCGCCCTCAACCACAACTCCTCCAACTTCACTAGCGTTCCCTCAG aacccaccaccaccaaccccaTGATGGACAGCACGGGCAACAGCACACtgtcag ACTTCGATGCTGTGACCCCAGGGGCGGGCCTTCCTGTCGCCAAGGACGACAGCAGCAACACAGCCATCCTGATTGGCTGCCTGGTGGGCATCATCCTGCTGCTATTGACTGTGATCGCTGTCATTCTGTGGAGGCAATACTGGAAGAAGATGCTGGGCAAG GCCCAGGGCAGTCTGTCCGGTGACGAGTTGCGTGTCCATCTGTCCGTCCCCTCGGACAACGTGGTgatcaacaacacacacagctacTCCAGCCGCTACCAGCGTATACACACATTCCCTGACGACAGGGAGCGCTGCGACGGAGAGGGAGAGTACCAAGAGCCCAGCGCACTGATCAGACCACTAGACCACACCGGACGAGACAGCACCGGACGAGACAGCACCGGACGAGACAGCACCGGACGAGACAGCACCG cctgtGGTATGGACTTGGAGAAGGGCTTGCCCCCCACCCAGGAGGAGCCTCCCCCGTACCCCGATGCCCCTCCCTACCCGGCCCTGTCTCCCCCCTTCCCTGCCAGCGTGCCCCACTATGCAGAGGCGGACATTGTTAGCCTGCAGGGCGTCAG TGGTAACAACACGTATGCAGTGCCAGCCCTGACCTCGCCCAGCCCCACTGCAGCAGACTGCACCCCCCTGCCAGAACTGCCCCGACACTGTCTGGTCTTCAAGGAGAAACTGGGAGAAGgacagtttggagag GTGCACCTGTGTGAGATAGAGAGCCCTCAGGACCTGCCTAACCTGGAGTTCCCTTTCAACGTGAGGAAAGGCCGCCCTCTGCTGGTGGCTGTTAAGATACTGCGCCCTGACGCCTCCAAGAACGCCAG gAATGACTTCCTAAAGGAGGGGAAGATTCTGTCTCGTCTGAAGGACCCCAACATCATCCGTCTGTTGGGAGTGTGTGTGAGCAGTGACCCTCTCTGTATGGTCACAGAGTACATGGAGAGTGGAGACCTCAACCAGTACCTCTCACACAGAGTCCTGCTGGACAAGACCGGACCCAcacacaacacccccaccatcag tTACCCTGCTCTGATCGCCATGGCCAGTCAGATAGCTTCAGGGATGAAGTTTCTGTCGTCTCTGAACTTCGTGCACCGTGACCTAGCCACAAGAAACTGCCTGGTGGGTGGTGAGAAGGGCGAGAGCGGGGGCGACCGGGGCGGGGAGCGACCCATCAAAATCGCCGACTTTGGGATGAGCAGAAACCTGTACGCTGGAGACTACTACCGCATCCAGGGGCGGGCCGTGCTGCCTATACGATGGATGGCCTGGGAGTGTATACTGATG GGGAAGTTCACCACAGCCAGTGACGTGTGGGCGTTTGGTGTGACTCTGTGGGAGATGCTGAGTGTGTGTCAGGAGCAACCCTACTCCAACCTGACTGATGAACAGGTCATAGACAACGCCGGAGAGTTCTTCAGGGACCACGGAAGACAG GTGTATCTGAGCAGACCAGATGTGTGTCCTCAGGGTCTCTATGACCTCATGCTGAGCTGCTGGAACCGGGACTGCAAGCTCCGCCCCTCATTTTCCCACATTCACTCCTTCCTCACAGAGGATGCCATGAAcatggtgtag